ggTCACCAGCGAGCCCTGGCCACAGCATCAGCCTCGGCTCCAGCAGGAAACAGAGCAGGtcctcagcttcctgctggatccatctccagcctggctccagcacgGTGGCCAAGGCTGGCTGGGGGATGTGGGGCTGCCTCAGGGTGTCCCCACCTGTGTCCTGGGTGGGACATTGCCTGTCACCcaccagctgctgggccagggcctggagagtgtcctgggcaggagccctcctgtgctgctggatccagccctgggtgaaccccccagggcagggtgggcaggcaggaACCCAGCAGGGATGAGGGGACACTGGTGGGATCAGGCTCCTCTCCCTGGTTTGAGCTCCAGCAGCTTCTGCTTGTTCTTAAAATAGAGCTGGAGCCACAGGTGACAGTggctgcccatcccagcccagcccatcccagcccagtccagcccagtccagcccagtccagcccatcccagtccagcccagtccagcccagtccagcccatcccagcccagcccagcccagcccagcccgctGCCACCACCCCCCGGCCATCCTGGGgacagtctgtctgtctgtctctctctgtctgtctgtctgtctcctCCCGCCTGACGCTGGGTGGGTTTGGGTCTGGCTGCATCCCTGATGGGATGAGCAGGTCCTGGCCGTGTCCCCCAGCCCAGTTTGCTGCCTGAGGGAGCCCTGGGtgggcctggccctgccctgtgccttgcactgagccctgggaagaggcaggagaacaGGCCCAGGGGTACTCAGGGGCACTGGaggggacaccgtgggacagtGGGACCGTGTCCCAAACCCCTCgggtgctctgtgcccaggaggGTTGGAGCATCCCAGGAGTGGCAGAGCCCATCAGTCACCCGGGCACCTGGAGATGTTTGGTCCTTCCTGCCCCCAAGCCACCgcctggggctgtcccctgccctgtcccctccctgtggcAGGACTTTGTGCCTGGTGCTGGCTGGGATCGTGTCCCAGCCCACGTGCTGCCCATGCCCTCTCTGTGCACACACATCCAGTGCCCCAGAAacggctctgccagggctcagcctgctGGTTTGTACAGCACAAACCCTTCCCTGGGGTGCCAGAACattctgtgccagccctggtgctcaGCCCGGCGCTGCCCGCTCACGTGTGGAACAAAATGAGGTGTCTGACACCCAAAatagctccagccctgccagccaccATAGCAAAAGGTTGTTTTGTAGCAGAAAATGATGTTGGTGCTGCTTCACCTCCCCTGGCCCTGGTTTCAAAGCCTGGCTCAGCCCTCAGCTGGTGCTGGGTGCCAGCCAGGCTCGCCCTGGGGtgggcatggctggggtggcCCTGCAGGCTCGGGGGCTCtgtgtggcacagcagggacgTTGGGGGACACTGGTGGCACCCACTCAGTgacgggctgggctgggaggctgCGGGGAGCCCTGGGAGGGGCAGGATGAGGGTGCTGGGGACAACTCAGTCACCATCCTTGGCTCCTTCATCCTTGGCCccaaaggaggaagaggaggaggaggaggatccAGTCCTTCCTCTGACACCCATGGGGTGCTTGGCTGCTGCCCGGCCCCACATCCCCCACTGTGCCCCACATCCCCCACTGTGCCCCACATcacccacccagccccacatcACCCACCCTGCCCTACATCCCCCACTGTGCCCCACATCCCCCACTGTGCCCCACATCACCCACTGTGCCCCACATCATCCACCCTGCCCTACATCATCCACCCTGCCCCACATCCCCCACTGTGCCCCACATTACCCACTGTGCCCCACATcacccacccagccccacatcACCCACTGTGCCCCACGTCACCCACCCTGCCCCACATCACCCACTGTGCCCCACATCATCCACTGTGCCCACATCACCCACTGTGCCCCACATCATCCACTGTGCCCACATCATCCACTGTGCCCCACATCCCCCACTGTGCCCACATCCCCCACTGTGCCCCACATCACCCACTGTGCCCACATCACCCACCCTGCCCCACATCCCCCACTGTGCCCCACATCACCCACTGTACCCCACATCCCCCACTGTGCCCCACATCCCCCACTGTGCCCCACATCCCCCACTGTGCCCACATCATCCACTGTGCCCCACATCATCCACTGTGCCCCACATCACCCACCCTGCCCCACATCATCCACTGTGCCCACATCACCCACTGTGCCCCACATCATCCACTGTGCCCACATCACCCACTGTGCCCCACATCACCCAGTGTGCCCCACATCACCCAGTGTGCCCACATCACCCACTGTGCCCCACATCCCCCACTGTGCCCCACATCACCCACCCTGCCCCACATCTCCTACTCTGCCCCACCTCCCCCAGCAGCCGTCTCCCCTCCCGGCGGCAGGAAATGAGAAccggttttttggtttttttggttttttttgtgctgcCGGCTGAGGCTCCTCAGCGGAGTCGCTTCCTCCCCGGCACCACAAGCCCACCCGGCAGGAGCCACCACCCACTTTGTACCGAGCTGTGCCACATCCTGCCCGCAAGGGAGGGACCGAGGCACGGCGGGGCTCGGGGCAGAGCCACCTccaggggacagccctgccccaccctcGAGCGGGGTCCTGTCCCACCCAGGGTCCTGCTGGGTCCAGGTCCCACGTGTGATGCCTTAAAGCTGGCCTGTGTGGCAGGTGCCACCATCCCCTCTGAGCCAATGGTGTCCCACGGAGGTGCCTCAGGTGTGGCTGGGGTGTCTGGGTGTGTGATCCCTCTTGGCACAGCGCTGTCCCTCGGTCTGACCCTCATCCATCCCAGGAGGGCAGCTCGGGACCAGCAATGGTGACAGCCAGGTGCTGTTGTCACCTTGGCCATTCCAGAACCCAGTGGCTTCACAGTGGGGCCATTTCAGACCCTGATTTgttgccctgcccagctcttcgtgccagccccagcccaatccagctcctccccacccacagctcctgcttttGGCTTCTTGCAAAAGCAGCTTGACAGGTCCtccctggagctggtggagaggtttctgctcctgcccaccacAGTGGGACCTCTCCCCTTGGACCTGCTCTTCTGTGGGCAACCAAAGCCCTGGGAGATGCCTTCCTGCAAGGATGTGGTTGCTCCAGCATGGCATGCACCCCAGCTCGTGTCCAAGGGATGGATCCCAGTCCTGCTGCATCCCCAGGGAagctgagctctccctgcccaggctggaggaTCCTTCTCCACCCTGCAGGGATGTCCTGGGGCTCCTGAgcaccagggccagcaggggGACACTGGACCCCATCCATTCTTGGGTTGGTGCCATCTCCAGCTGCAATCTCCAAACCCCCAGCCCAGTctctccagccagccctgctatTTTTAGCTTGGTTTCCCAGGGTTTCCCCACgtccccatcctcctcctcctcctcagggaACCCCAGGACTGGGATTTAGgggtggctggggctgtgcattGCTCCATGTGCCATCGTGCACCTGCCACCCACCAAAACCTGGgtttttcagtaaaataaacCACCCatgagcccagctgagctgcagcctggcccaggcCATGGTGGTGTCCCATGAAGGTGCCCCATGTGTCCCTGAGCGGGGCAGGGCCGTGTCCCACTGGTGGCGGGGGTGGTTTCGGCAGCGGAAACCACGTCACATCCTGTGGGGGCTGGGGGACAGCGAGGGATGCGGGGACAAGTCAGGCCTGACATCATCATCTCAACAAACACTGCCTTCCCCAGATGGCATCGTCACCATCTGTGGTGGGGGGAACTCAGGGGTGaccccccaggcacagcccGGGCTCCTGGGTCCCTCGGTTGTGTCACCAGTCGTGTCCCTGGGTCCCTCGGTTGTGTCACCAgtcgtgtccctgtccctcaccccgtgtggcactgctgggactgggctggctgaggcacACGGGGCACTCATGACATGGGTGGGTGTGTCCAGCTCTTCCTCCtgtcccccacccctccccttGGTGGCCCTCAGGTGGGGACATCACTGATGGGTCACATCCTGGGAATAGCGGTGTTCCCAAACTCCCAGGATTGTCCCCATCATCCCACCAGTGTCCCCATCATCCCACCAGTGCCCCCATCCTGAGAATGCTGCTTTCATTTTCTGACCATGATCCCACCCTCCCACCACTGCTCCCATTGTTCCATCACTGCCCCCATTGTCCCACCAGTGTCCCATCTTCTGGAATCTTCATGTCccaccagtgtccccatcctgaGAATGCTGCTTTCATTTTTCCACCTTGATCCCATCCTCccaccactgtccccattgtcccacCAGTGTCCCATCTTCTGGAATCTTCATGTCccaccagtgtccccatcctgaGAATGCTGCTTTCATTTTCCCACCATGATCCCACCCTCCCACCACTGCTCCCATTGTTCCATCACTGCCCCCATTGTCCCACCAGCGTCCCCATTGTCCCACCAGTGTCTCCATCTTCTGGGATCTTCATGTCCCACCAGTGTCCCATCTTCTGGGATCTTCATGTCccaccagtgtccccatcctgaGAATGCTGCTTTCATTTTTCCACCTTGATCCCATCCTCccaccactgtccccattgtcccacCAGTGTCCCCATCTTCTGGAATCTTCATGTCccaccagtgtccccatcctccCACCAACCTCCCCCATGTCCCATGGGTGTCCCCATCTCCCAGTGCTCTCTGAGCAGGGGGTTCTGCATCcctggggtgtttttggggtgacCCCCAGCACTGACACCCTTCACCCACAGAATTCCATGAACCTGCCCCCGGACAAGATGAAGCTGCTTAGCCAGTATGACAACGAGAAGAAGTGGGAGCTGATCTGTGACCAGGTGAGGTTCAAGCtcagagtgtccccagtgccatccctgtccccaggtgccattTGTGGCATGGTTTGGGTATCAGTCTGGCTGTACCAAGCCCTGACATCCATCTCGTTACTGACACAGCACCTCATTAACCTCATTAAgcaggggtggggacagggacactgtggctgctgtggggacagTGGCACGTCCCTTGCCACAGCGGGTGGCCCAGTTTCAGCCTCTCTCTGGGCTTGCAGGAGCGTTTCCAGGTGAAGAACCCCCCATCTGCCTACATCCAGAAGCTGAAGAGCTACTTGGACACGGGTGGGGTCAGCAGGAAGGTGAGGGGTCCCCTCTGCACCCTGGTGCCCTGGTCcccgtgccaggctgggcacagggacagtgccaATGGTTCTCCCTGTCCCACAGTTCAAGAGGAGAGTGCAGGAGTCAACGCAGGTGCTCCGGGAGCTGGAGATCTCCCTGAGGACCAACTACATCGGGTAAGGCTGGGGTGGCATCGTcacccagctgctgccacctcctctgggatggggatggatgtgtgctggctctgcctggagggTGACAGCAGCATGTGGGGGCTGTGGCCTCATCCTGCCCCTTGGGAGGGCTCTGATGGGAggctgagggtgctgaggcagctgtgggtgctggggggtcTGAACCCCATTATGGCTCCCTGGTACCCCCAGGgtgccccccatgtccccatcctgACTGTCCTGAGCCCTTGTGGGGTGGGGGGTGCCtactgtccccagggccaggctgtccTGTCGTGGTAGTGGTGACAAcagtggcagtggtggcaggagagcccttgggctgtgtccCCCCTCTATCAGGTTCATCGTGGCACTCACAGAAATGTCAGCTCATGGTGCCACCTCATGTCCCCAGCGTGTTCCACCCTTGCTGGGCACCTCTGAGCAGGGGGTGGCTCTGCTGAGTGTTTGAacacagagggagggaggatgtgggggctggcagagcccactaaccctctgcaccctccagcTGGGTCCAGGAGTTCCTCAACGAGGAGAACAAGGGGCTGGACGTGCTGCTGGAGTACCTCGCCTTCGCCCAGTGCTCCGTCGCGTACGTTCCCAgcgggtcccctgtccccaagctgggctcagcctcccctggggctcagcagggctggggtggtcCCTGGGGGTGCCTTCCCTTGTCCTCAGGGCAATGCTCCATGGCTGAGGCTGAGCAGaacctccccaaatccctgagggGCATCTGCTCGTATTGGGGTGCCACAACTcacctgtccccgtgtccccatcaGGTATGACATGGAGAGCTCAGAGAACAGCCCCGGCTCTGACAAGGGCAAGGAGAGGTCGCTGGAGGACCTGAACAAAAGCAGCTCCTCGTCCCCCACGCAGGGCTCCTCCAAGCCGCGGCCCCTCACTGTAAGGTAACGTGTGGTGccgtccccagctgtccccgtgtccccgcgcCGCGTCCCCGCTGTCGCCTCGCTGCACCCCCGCGCTTGGAGAGGGgcttggcagggagagagaCGCAGGCCCGGCCCTAAAAATGGGCGCCCATTGCTGGTTTGAGGGTGGCGACAAAGCCACATCGCCGCTGTCCCTCTCCTGGGACCGGGTCCCCACCCGGCACTGCTCTGCGGTGCTTTGGTTAAACCCCAGGAATTCACCAAAATTGGGGGtgttggagattttgggggagcaAATGGCAGCCCCTGGGTTAAACCCAGGGCGGAGGGACGGGCctgtgtcccccgtgtccccccagccgGTCCTGGTGGCTCTCGCTTGGTGCCCGCAGCCCCGTCTAACCCCGCTCTTCTCTTGCACGCTGCCGGGGACGCGCTGACGGTAGGTGACGGGGCACCGGCGGGACGGGGACACCCCGCTGCTGGTCAcggcactggggacagggccatccccggcgggcggggggtcccagggacaccccatGGGCAGTAACGCGGCACCCCGGGCACCGCGGGGGTCGCTCGGCGCCTGCCAGCAGCTCCGCAGGAGCCGGGGTGTCCCTGCCGGCCCCAGGGACAGGTCAGGAGGGACGTGGCAAGGTCCCATCCCTTGTCCCCCGAGCGCGGGTGTCCCCGGGGCGGCGCGGGAGCCCCGTTTCTCCCTCCTGTCCTGCAGGCTCTAACGcgcctccagctgctgcctctcgAACCAGCACCTCCACACCCTCCTCCTCCGCCACGTCCACCCCTGCGGTGCCCTGGGCAGCGATGGGGACAGTGCCCCCAGGTCACCCGGCAGCTCCGGCCCGCCCCGGTGAGCCTCCGAGACCGCCCGTGTGCACgaggggacccccaaaacccaccccatcccacagccccagggcttcTAGACGGGCACGGACACGAGGGTTTGTCCCGTGGGTGCCCCGGTGTCCCCGCCCCGCTGCCACCCCCCTGCGCTGTCCCCGCTTTGCGCTGCGCCCGCGGCTGCCCCGGGCCCCGCTCAGCCGCGCTCTCCCCGGCCAGGCTGAACCCCTCGCACAGCAGGAAGACGCTGCGCAACTCGCGGCTCGTCAGCCAGAAGGACGATGTCCATGTGTGCATCATGTGCCTCCGCGCCATCATGAACTACCAGGTGCGAGTGGGAGCGGGCGGCATCCACCGGGACCCGCCCGGGgctcccccgggatcccccggCATTCACCGGGACCCGCCCGGGGCTCCCCCGGCATCCCCCGATCCCGCGGGGGCAGCTCCGGGCTGGGACCGGCTCTGCTTCCCCTGGCTCTGAGATGTCCTCGCTCAACGTCCTGCCTGGTGGGGACCTTGAGTGCCTCCGGGGGGACACAGGACCCCATGGAtgctcctttcccctccccagtCTGGCTTCAGCCTGGTGATGAACCACCCAGCCTGTGTCAACGAGATCACCCTGAGCCTCAACAACAAGAGTGCCAGGTAGGAGTTGTCCTGCCCTCTGGTGTCCcttgtcccccctgtcccctcggTGCCAGCCCCCTCACACCCCCTGTCTCTGCAGGACCAAGGCtctggtgctggagctgctggctgctgtcTGCCTGGTCCGAGGGGGACACGAGATCATCCTGGCTGCCTTTGACAACTTCAAGGAGGTGAGCAGGGACACTTggtccccagcagggacacccagtcCCCACCTGAACATCTGTGCTCCAGCTGGgtttgtgcctcagtttccctgcgtgtggcagagccctgccccACCCTCAAACCTCTGGCTGGCTCAGGGATGTTCCACTCACTGGGTTTGATGTCCCCATGCCACCATGTGTCCTCAGAGCCATGTCCCAGCTGGGCCGggtgcctggcagcaccagTCAGGGTTGGGATGGTGTCACCAAAAGGCACTTCCTGTGCTGTCAccctcctgggtgtcccctggCCATGtcccccctgctcccccaggtCTGCGGGGAGAAGAATCGCTTTGAGAAGCTGATGGAGTATTTCCGAAATGAGGACACCAACATCGACttcatggtgagtggctgctgggggccacgctctgctgtccccagggcatccTGTCACCAAGGCTGCTGCACTGTCCCCAGGCCATTATGCCCCAGGAGCTCCTAAGCCACCACATTGTCCTTGTCCAAGGATGCTGAGTGACCAAAACTCTCCCCAGGCCACCATAACTCTCCCCAGGCCACCCCGTCctcaggggctgctgagccacCGTGCTGCCCTGGGGTGGCACATCCCAAGGACTGCCATGTCCCAAGGGCTGTTCTGCTGTCCCCAAGGGCTTCTAGGCCACTACACTGTGTCCATGGCATTGTGTCCCCAGGGCTTCTAAGCCACCAAACTGTCCCCCAAGGCCATCATGTCCCCATGGCATGCTGAGCCACCAAACTGTCCCCAGGCCATGAAATCCCAAGGCATGCTGAGCCACCAaactgtccccagggccatcatgtccccaaggccaccacGTCCCCAGGACTGTGTAAAGCCCCTCAGGGGCACCgtgtccccaagggccaccaaCCCACCGTGCAGCCCCCAGGGCACCGTCCCCAGGAGCCATCCTGGCCCCGTGCTGGGCCGTGTCCCCGCAGGTGGCCTGCATGCAGTTCATCAACATCGTGGTGCACTCGGTGGACAACATGAACTTCCGAGTGTTCCTGCAGTATGAGTTCACCCACCTGGGGCTGGACCAGTACCTGGAGGTGGGGGATCCCAGGGGTGGGAATGGGTGATCCCAAGGGTGGgtgatcccagggatgggggatcccagggatgggggatcccagggatgggggatcCCAAGGGTGGGAGTGGGTGATCCCAAGGATGGGTGATCCCTAGGATGGGTCATCCAAGGGTGGGTGATCCCAGGGGTGGGAGTGGATGATCCCAAGGGTGGGATTGGGTGATCCCAAGGATGGATGATCCCGAGGGTGGGAGGGAGTGATCTCAAGGGTGGGTGATCTCAGAGGTGGGTGATCCCAGAGGTGGGAGTGGGtgattccagggatgggaatgggtgATCCCAGCAGTGGGAGTGGgtgatcccagggatgggaatgggtgATCCTGAGGGTGGGTGATCCCAAGGGTGGTTGATCCCGAGGGTGGAAGGGAGTGATCCCAAGGGTGGGTGATCCCAAGGGTGGGTGATCCCAGCGGTGGGAGTGGgtgatcccagggatgggaatgggtgatcccagggatgggaatggctgATCCCAGCAGTGGGAGTGGGTGATCCCAGGCCgggggtgtcactgtcaccgcTGGTGACCCCGGTTTGCTGTCCCTCGGCAGACTCTGCGCCTCACCGAGAGCGagaagctgcaggtgcagatcCAAGCCTACCTGGACAACGTCTTCGACGTGGGGGGCCTGCTGGAGGACTCGGAGACCAAGACGGCGGTGCTGGAGCgcatggaggagctgcaggagcacgtcagccaggtgggccgggggtgTGTGGGCAGAGCCGCTGACGCAAGCCccgagggagggatgggatggggacgGGGCTGAgcggcggcgcctcgtcccCCACAGCTGACAGAGAAGCTGCAGGATGCGGAGAACGACTCCATGGCCAAGATAGCGGAgctggagaagcagctgagccaggcGCGGCGGGAGCTGGAGGCGCTGCGGGTGAGCCGAGGGGAGGCTGGGGCTCGGGGACCGGGTTCTGAGGGACACGGGTGACCTGCCGGGGGCTGTCACCCATTGTCacctgtgcaggagcagctgagccccCCGCGGCCGCCCAGCCCGCCGTCCCCGCAGCCGCAGGAGTGTTACCGGCTGGCGCTGGAGCGGCGGCTGGCGGAGCTCGAGGAGAAGGGGCTGGTGCAGATCCTGCGTGGGCCCGACGGAGACGTCGCCATCGAAATTGTCCCCGTTGTCATAGAAACCCCCGCAACCCCCGTGGTTTCTGGGGACACCACCGCCACCTGCGCAGGTATCGTGGCCGCGAGGGGATGTCCCCTTCCCGAGGGGACACCTGGCACCAGGGAGGGGTGGCAGCGATTCCCTGGGCACGGAAAGCGAGGCGGGGGTGTGGGTGTGTGCCCGGGGACTCGGGGCAGTGCGATGGCACCGTGCCGTGCTGTGTCACCGCCTCTGCTTTCCCTTGCAGATgctccggctccggctccggcCCCACCTCCgccaccccccccaccccccccacctCTGCCGGGGGCTGATCCCgtccctcccccaccccccgccccccccctgCCCGCGGGcacccccgcccccccccccagcccccccccTGCCTGCGGGCACCCCCggcccccccccagcccccccccTCCCGGGTGCCCCCGTGCCACCGCCCCCCCCACCGCTCCCGGGGGGGCCGGAGAGCCCCGTGCCCCCCCCTCCGCCACCCCCTCCCCTCGGTGGGGAACCCCCAGCCGGGCCGGGCGCCCCCTGCACCGCCAATGGCTCAGGTGAGTGTGACCCGGGCATGCTGGGGATGTGACCCAGGAGGGGTCTGGGGtaccctgggctgggtgtgaTGCGTCCCCCCCCGCCTGTGACCCTCAGTGAAGGTGAAGAAGCCGATCCAGACCAAGTTCCGCATGCCTGTCTTCAACTGGGTGGCCCTGAAGCCGAGCCAGATCGACGGCACCGTGTTCACGGAGCTCAACGATGAGAAAGTGCTGCAGGTGAGCCTGGGGACaaaggcacaggcacagcaaggtgagcagaggggacaaggggacaggcacagcaaggtgagcctggggacaagggcacaggcacagcagggctcagtgccctgggctgggcacagcagggctcagtgccccaggctgggcacagcagggctcagtgcccctggccatgctgctcttgcctcctgcccaccctgcatCCACCCGCGGTGTccgggctgcaggaggagctggaggtcAGGAGAAGTCCTTAGCACCATGGAGAGGGACACGGCATCAGGAGGGCTTCTCCTCTcaccctgtccttgtccctttGCTCCATCCACACCTTCACATCCTGTCCgtttcttcctcctcatctccATCCTCTGGTCCCACCACTCCctcctcacccctccctgtCTCCTTGTTCCATCCTCATCCCCTTGCTCCATCTTGGTCCTCACTCCTCACCCTTATCCTGCTCCTCTGGCCCCGTCCTCACCCCAGATGtcctgtgccacctccctgccGTGTGTCCCCACAGGAGCTGGACATGAGTGACTTTGAGGAGCAGTTCAAGACCAAGGCACAGGGCCCTGCCCTGGATATCAGTGCTCTCAAGGCCAAGGCCACGCAGAAGGCCCCCAGCAAGGTGACCCTGATGGAGTCCAACCGTGCCAAGAATTTGGCCATCACCCTGCGCAAGGGCGGCCGCAGTGTCCAGGACATCTGCACGGCCATCGAGACGTGAGTAACCTCcccaggggggacagggggggatAAGGTCAGGAACAAGGGGTTGGGGTGGTGGAGGGTTTAGTGGGATGGAGGGGTTGGTGTGGGGATGCAGGGACAAGACACAGAGAGATGGAGGGTGGAGGGATCAGA
The sequence above is a segment of the Agelaius phoeniceus isolate bAgePho1 chromosome 26, bAgePho1.hap1, whole genome shotgun sequence genome. Coding sequences within it:
- the FMNL1 gene encoding LOW QUALITY PROTEIN: formin-like protein 1 (The sequence of the model RefSeq protein was modified relative to this genomic sequence to represent the inferred CDS: inserted 2 bases in 1 codon); translated protein: MGNAAGGLEGGAAPREPRDHRPQPGAAPAAAAAAAPPPPRQPMPGNAELEERFGRVLNSMNLPPDKMKLLSQYDNEKKWELICDQERFQVKNPPSAYIQKLKSYLDTGGVSRKFKRRVQESTQVLRELEISLRTNYIGWVQEFLNEENKGLDVLLEYLAFAQCSVAYDMESSENSPGSDKGKERSLEDLNKSSSSSPTQGSSKPRPLTVRLNPSHSRKTLRNSRLVSQKDDVHVCIMCLRAIMNYQSGFSLVMNHPACVNEITLSLNNKSARTKALVLELLAAVCLVRGGHEIILAAFDNFKEVCGEKNRFEKLMEYFRNEDTNIDFMVACMQFINIVVHSVDNMNFRVFLQYEFTHLGLDQYLETLRLTESEKLQVQIQAYLDNVFDVGGLLEDSETKTAVLERMEELQEHVSQLTEKLQDAENDSMAKIAELEKQLSQARRELEALREQLSPPRPPSPPSPQPQECYRLALERRLAELEEKGLVQILRGPDGDVAIEIVPVVIETPATPVVSGDTTATCADAPAPAPAPPPPPPPPPPPLPGADPVPPPPPAPPLPAGTPAPXPPAPPLPAGTPGPPPAPPLPGAPVPPPPPPLPGGPESPVPPPPPPPPLGGEPPAGPGAPCTANGSVKVKKPIQTKFRMPVFNWVALKPSQIDGTVFTELNDEKVLQELDMSDFEEQFKTKAQGPALDISALKAKATQKAPSKVTLMESNRAKNLAITLRKGGRSVQDICTAIETYDQQALSLDFLELLLRFLPTEYERSLIGKFERDQQPPEELSDEDQFMMRFSKIPRLAERMNVMIFLGSFGDTAQLLMPQLNAIIAASMSLKSSSKLRHILEIVLAFGNYMNSSKRGAAYGFRLQSLDALLEMKSTDRKQTLLHYLVRVIMEKYPELTGFHTELHFLDKAGTVSLDGVLQDVRSLQQGMELTRREFMRQDDSPVLKDFLKVNSEVMEKLQADSKTAKEAYESAVEYFGENPKTSPPTTFFPMFMRFIKAYKKAEQDIELWKKQEAAAKEAESGSPGSEQQPELPVQKARRQQMDMIAELKKRQMVKEPLIYEGKDGAIEDIISDLRNNPYRRGDKARGSAKKRAAGQGLQATPDIAL